The genomic stretch GAGTCAAAAAAAAGCCTCCTGAAAAATTTGCGAAAACAAATCCGAGGAGGCTGGCTATTGGATAATTTACCACGATGCAACTAAAAATATCAATCTTCCGTCGTGAGACCAACTTAAAAACTAGAGTGATAAGGGTAGATGATATTATACTTAGCAGCAAAAAGCCCATCGTCTGTTTTGTTTGTGCGAAGATAGGGAAAATGCTGTTTCGCTATCACTTTTTTTGAAATTATTTATCAACAGATAGCATAATAGTCGATGTATGTGGTTGAAATATAAGGGTGAAGTGAAGCAGTTTAATTGCAGAGTTAATAAAAAAGCGACCAATATTGGTCGCTTTTTTATTGCTTAGAATTAAGTTCAGAAAGAATTTTTTCCAGCGTTTCTACGCTTATGCGTTTTGCTATAATCTTTTTGTCCTTGTCGAGAAGGTAGATTGTAGGGGTAGATGTTATGTCGTATAGAGTACGGAAGTTGGAATTGTTATTCGAATCCCAAACGTTGAGCCAATCATACCCTTTTTCGGTAAGATACTTTGTCCACTCATCTTTCTTATATTGGGTGTAAATGGCGTAAACCTGAACTCCATTGTTGCGTGTCTTATTGTATAGATCGTATAGTTTAGGGGTTTCTAGTTGGCAGTGGCTGCAGCCTGGTTCGAAGAAGTAAACAACGGTAAACTTGCTTTTCACCTGGTCTAAAGCAAGATATTCGCCAGTTTCGCTCTCAAGTACAAGGTTTGGAGCAGCTTTTCCGATAAGATTAGGTCGTATTCTATCCGCGCGTTCGGCAAGTTTTGAGAGGAGGTCCTTTGTAGCCCAAGGAGCCTTACCAGAAAGATAGTACTTGTCTGCAATATGTAGAAATACATCATCATGGCTCATGATGTTTGACTTGTTGTAGTAGTTCAGCAGGTAGCTGACGCAGTACTGATAAACGTCTTTGTTTCCAGTAGTTTTTGCTAGAAACTTGTCGACCTCTGGCTTTAGGCTATCTGGAGATTGTATAAGAATATTGGTAAAGTAGTTGCGAAGTCGAGAATTAAATATAGGCGTTCTGAGAAGTCTAGGATCTGAAAGATTTATGTTATCCCAGTAGTGCTCTTTCTGGTAGAGGTATCTTTTTGACCAAAGAATAGAGTCCTTTTTGGGCTCATTCTCTGGAATGTTAAAATCGGGCATAGAAGGAGCCTCTACAAGTGAAACTAGTAGTGCAAGAAGGTTGCCATTTTCTTTTGTCCGGAGTTCTGCCCATTTTGCTCTTACCTCGCGATCTATGGATTTAAGGTCGTCTGATACTTGTTTTTGAGCCTCTGGGTTCGCTTGGTTTTCTCTTCCTTTTTGTTGAATAGCTACGACTTGTTGTTGTTTTTCTTTCATGTACTTTTGGTACGATATGAAGTCGGAGTTTATTTTGCTATTGTTGAACTTAAGAGTTCCCCAAAGGTCATCCTTCGATGTTTCAACCGTGAATTCTTGGTTGTCCTTATCTATTAGGAAATCAAAATTGGACATGTCTGGCAAAATAGCAATGTACACACCGGGATAGATAAGCGAGTCCCCTTTAAAAACAGCCACCCCTTCGTTGTTTATAGGTACCGTGTCCATTACATATTTTGACGAGTCGAAGTAGTACCCCAGCATAAGCTTTGCATTCTTTATGCCGTTAATCTTAATTTCGATACGATGCTTTCCTTTGCTTGCTGATTCGGTACTTTTTTTATTGCTCTGTATAGTAGCAGCAAGTATTCCACTAGCAAGGGAAAGGCAAATTAGTAGTGATGCTATGGTTTTCTTCATGGCTTGTACTTGATGATATGTCTTCTCACAAAAATAGGGGTTTTATTGGTTCATTTACGCCCCTTTTTTCTAAACAATTCTCTTGAAGAAATGTTAATATTGTCGATATAATTAAGCTGGCAGTATAGTGTTGGAGGGATTCTTCCTGGCAATCATTGACAACGGTTTTTTTATACATAAAATATCAGCTTAAGCTACTGTTAATAATTTGGAAAAACACCTTAGGGCAATGCACGAAGAGCAACTTAAGCCTTTAAAGGTTGTTTAGACAACATTTTAAGTTTGTAAAATGAATGGTTCCTTGCATACGAATAGTTTGATCGACGAGACAAGCCCTTATTTGTTGCAGCATGCTCATAATCCTGTCTTGTGGTACACGTTGCGCGATTCTGTTTTTGAAAAAGCAATGGCGGAAGATAAGCTGATGGTTGTCAGCATCGGTTATTCTGCTTGCCACTGGTGCCATGTTATGGAACGAGAATGCTTTGACGACGAAGAGGTAGCCTTGGTAATGAATAGCCACTACATCTCGGTGAAGGTGGATAAGGAGGAGCGTCCCGATGTCGATCAGCAATATATGAGTGCGGTAAGGATAATTACCGGAAATGGAGGGTGGCCTCTTAATGTTATATGCTTACCTAATGGCCGGCCTGTTTTTGGAGGAACCTATTTCCCAAAACAGCAGTGGATTTCCATCCTCGAAAAGGTGAATGAACTTTTTCGTTCCGACAGGAGAAGGCTGGAAAAGATGGCGGATGATCTATCAGAGGGTATAAAAAGCGTAGATATCATAAAGGAAAAGCGTCAGGGGCTCGACTACCTTCCGAAGTTCCTTCGCTTAATCGTAGAGCCATGGAAGCGAAAGTTCGACACTCATTGGGGGGGGACTCTATCGGTTCCTAAGTTTCCAATGCCATCTTCTTTAGAATTTCTGCTCTCGTATGGCTACCATATGCGCGATAACGAGGTTTTGGCACAGGTATTCCTGACTCTCGACAGAATCAGTCAAGGGGGGATTCTCGATCATGTAGGCGGTGGTTTTCATCGCTATGCCACCGATGCTCAGTGGTTTCTCCCACATTTCGAAAAGATGCTTTACGATAATGCATTGATGGCGCTGGTTTACATGCATGGCTATCAGCACACCCAAAACGATCGATATAAGCAGGTAGCGTTGAGAACCCTTGAGTTTTTACTGCGAGAGCTATATTCGGAGGATAAGCTTTTTTATTGCTCTGTAGATGCCGATTCTGCCGATGGAGAAGGGGCTTACTACCAGTGGACCTTTAGCGAAATATGCTCGGTGTTGGATGGAGACTCCAACTTGTTCTGCGATAGGTTTGGCATTCGGAGAGCTGGCAATGTAGAATGCAACCGAAATATTCTTAACGTTGCCATGTCGGTCGAGGAGTTGAGCGTAAAGTATTCAATGACCAAAAAGCAGGTTCTTGATCGGTTAGATCTTTCGCTACGAAAGCTCTACTGTTTTCGTTCTTTGCGCCAGAAACCAAGTGTTGACACTAAGCTGATTCTTTCGTGGAATGCTTTAGCAATAAAGTCATTTGCGCTTGCCTCGGCGGTATTCGATGAGCCCAGATACTTGGTGGTTGCCGTTGAGTGTATTGGTAGGATAGAGCAAAGCATGATACGTGATGGAAAGCTGTTTAGAACATCACCTATCCCAAATAAAGAGATTGCCGGCATGCTCGACGACTATGCCTTTCTAGTAGATGCATATATTTCGTTGTACTCAGTAACATTCGATTTTGACTACATCGAAAAGGCGCGTAGGTTGGTCGATGTGTGTCTTTCCGATTTCTTCGATGAAAAATCGGGGATGTTCTTCTATACTTCTTCGGAAGTGGAACTCCCACTCGGGCGTAAGATGGATGTTGTTGATGGTGTTATGCCATCCTCCAACTCGTCGTTGGCTAGGTCGCTTTTTTACCTTTCAATAGCGTTGAGCAATACGAAGTATAGGCAGATTGCCGTGCAGATGCTTGCCAACATGCAGGATCAGATGTCTGGGGCAGGTCCTTTTATTGCTAACTGGGGAATGCTTCTGCTTAACCTTACGTTTGCTCCTGCCGAGGTAACGCTGGTTGGTTCAGATGCCCTTACGCAGAAGCATCTGCTTGATAAGGCATACCTGCCCAATACGCTGTTTTTTGGATCAACAAGCCCTTCGGATGGAGCCATATTTAAAAATAGATGGAAAGAGGGGGGGACCTCCATCTACTTATGCATTGATAGCGTTTGTCGAACTTTCGAAGGCAGCATATGCGACCTTAAGGAGGACGCCCTTGAACTACGAAACTGCTATATTTTATAACTTGATTTTATAACTTGCTGGGGTTATAAAATTTCGATAATGTTTGAGTTTTCCTACATCGTAAGAAACGATTCGATAGTTGATATTCAGCCTTTAGAGGTTTCTAAAAAACAAGTTTACGAGGTGATCCGTTTTATTGACGGGTTGCCTGTTTTTTTTGACGAGCACTTCGATCGGTTTCTTTCGTCGTGCGCCTTGGCAGGAGTTTCGTATGGCTTCGACAGAGAGCTGCTGGCTAAGCTGCTGGTTGGTCTTGCCCAGAAGAATGGCGTGCAGAGCTGCAATCTGAAGTATCTGATAAATGTATTTGAAGATAGTGTGGACTTTTATGCCGGTTTTATTGGAAGCCATTATCCATCGGACGAGATGTACCGTAAAGGAGTGTCGGTTGGGCTGCTGTACGAGGAGAGGAATAATCCCAATGCCAAAATTCTAAATCAAGGTTTGCGCAGCCGGGCCGATGCTGCTATTGCCGATGGGGGGTACTACGAGGTTGCCTTGGTAAACCATCAGCAGAAAATAACCGAGGGTAGCCGTAGCAACCTCTTTTTTATTGATGGTGCAGCTGCCGTGCTAACGGCTCCGCTTGGCGATGTGCTAGGCGGCATAACCCGTCAGGTAATCCTAGAGGAGCTGCAGAGGCTCAACCTTCCGTTTGTAGAACGAGCCGTTGGCGTTGATGAACTCGGTGAATTGATGGGCGGATTTATCTCGGGCACTTCGCCATCGGTGCTGCCTATTGCCCAAATTGCCGAGCATCATCTTTCCTTACCGATTCCGATTGTCGAGGTGATATCCCAATGCTATCAGGGTCGAATTGCACACGACAGAGCATCTTTTCGGCATAAATACCTTTAAAAGGTATCGTA from Acetobacteroides hydrogenigenes encodes the following:
- a CDS encoding TlpA family protein disulfide reductase; the encoded protein is MKKTIASLLICLSLASGILAATIQSNKKSTESASKGKHRIEIKINGIKNAKLMLGYYFDSSKYVMDTVPINNEGVAVFKGDSLIYPGVYIAILPDMSNFDFLIDKDNQEFTVETSKDDLWGTLKFNNSKINSDFISYQKYMKEKQQQVVAIQQKGRENQANPEAQKQVSDDLKSIDREVRAKWAELRTKENGNLLALLVSLVEAPSMPDFNIPENEPKKDSILWSKRYLYQKEHYWDNINLSDPRLLRTPIFNSRLRNYFTNILIQSPDSLKPEVDKFLAKTTGNKDVYQYCVSYLLNYYNKSNIMSHDDVFLHIADKYYLSGKAPWATKDLLSKLAERADRIRPNLIGKAAPNLVLESETGEYLALDQVKSKFTVVYFFEPGCSHCQLETPKLYDLYNKTRNNGVQVYAIYTQYKKDEWTKYLTEKGYDWLNVWDSNNNSNFRTLYDITSTPTIYLLDKDKKIIAKRISVETLEKILSELNSKQ
- a CDS encoding thioredoxin domain-containing protein is translated as MNGSLHTNSLIDETSPYLLQHAHNPVLWYTLRDSVFEKAMAEDKLMVVSIGYSACHWCHVMERECFDDEEVALVMNSHYISVKVDKEERPDVDQQYMSAVRIITGNGGWPLNVICLPNGRPVFGGTYFPKQQWISILEKVNELFRSDRRRLEKMADDLSEGIKSVDIIKEKRQGLDYLPKFLRLIVEPWKRKFDTHWGGTLSVPKFPMPSSLEFLLSYGYHMRDNEVLAQVFLTLDRISQGGILDHVGGGFHRYATDAQWFLPHFEKMLYDNALMALVYMHGYQHTQNDRYKQVALRTLEFLLRELYSEDKLFYCSVDADSADGEGAYYQWTFSEICSVLDGDSNLFCDRFGIRRAGNVECNRNILNVAMSVEELSVKYSMTKKQVLDRLDLSLRKLYCFRSLRQKPSVDTKLILSWNALAIKSFALASAVFDEPRYLVVAVECIGRIEQSMIRDGKLFRTSPIPNKEIAGMLDDYAFLVDAYISLYSVTFDFDYIEKARRLVDVCLSDFFDEKSGMFFYTSSEVELPLGRKMDVVDGVMPSSNSSLARSLFYLSIALSNTKYRQIAVQMLANMQDQMSGAGPFIANWGMLLLNLTFAPAEVTLVGSDALTQKHLLDKAYLPNTLFFGSTSPSDGAIFKNRWKEGGTSIYLCIDSVCRTFEGSICDLKEDALELRNCYIL
- a CDS encoding aminotransferase class IV, whose amino-acid sequence is MFEFSYIVRNDSIVDIQPLEVSKKQVYEVIRFIDGLPVFFDEHFDRFLSSCALAGVSYGFDRELLAKLLVGLAQKNGVQSCNLKYLINVFEDSVDFYAGFIGSHYPSDEMYRKGVSVGLLYEERNNPNAKILNQGLRSRADAAIADGGYYEVALVNHQQKITEGSRSNLFFIDGAAAVLTAPLGDVLGGITRQVILEELQRLNLPFVERAVGVDELGELMGGFISGTSPSVLPIAQIAEHHLSLPIPIVEVISQCYQGRIAHDRASFRHKYL